From Candidatus Palauibacter soopunensis, a single genomic window includes:
- a CDS encoding carboxypeptidase regulatory-like domain-containing protein, translating to MHDLRGRSRTPRSCAAPLPSFALHRAALILSLLLATLFATSDDAAAWQVPQAQALPEATGCGGRASLAVAVTDESGLIAIPGATVVLRWTDAVRRPVREEADAEGRLFLCVPRDAGQATLWAEFGDASSEEATVALEAGAAHELELGLLFGETRTGRIIGEISDARTDQPVVAAAVSVAGRAQEVQTNRRGRFIFSGLPIGEYELSVRHIGYAPLAHPVTVTLGHTTQVEVSLPPDPVELEPIVATATRPRRLEIKGFYERRYWGELLGGGEFFTAEDIERRNPSRITHMIADAPGVRLANCDVWGHGCKLYSTTHSRGFSDQGCKLNIYLDGILAIRGSSERWSLTAGGPFGQTQPRESINDLVLPTEIAGIEVYTGAASLPAEFGGPDSRCGAVMIWTK from the coding sequence ATGCACGACCTGCGAGGACGGTCTCGGACTCCCCGCTCCTGCGCCGCTCCGTTGCCCTCCTTCGCGCTTCACCGGGCGGCTCTCATCCTCTCTCTTCTCCTCGCCACTCTCTTCGCCACGAGCGACGACGCCGCCGCATGGCAGGTTCCGCAGGCGCAGGCGCTGCCGGAAGCCACCGGCTGCGGCGGGCGGGCCTCGCTTGCCGTCGCGGTGACCGACGAGTCGGGGCTGATTGCGATTCCCGGCGCCACGGTCGTGCTGCGCTGGACGGATGCGGTCCGCCGACCCGTGCGCGAGGAGGCGGATGCGGAGGGGCGGCTCTTCCTCTGCGTGCCCCGGGACGCGGGACAGGCCACGTTGTGGGCGGAGTTCGGCGACGCTTCCAGCGAGGAGGCGACCGTCGCTCTCGAAGCGGGCGCGGCGCACGAATTGGAACTCGGGCTCCTGTTCGGAGAGACGCGGACGGGACGCATCATCGGCGAAATAAGCGACGCCCGGACTGACCAGCCTGTCGTGGCGGCCGCCGTCTCAGTCGCGGGGCGGGCGCAGGAAGTCCAGACCAACCGAAGGGGCCGGTTCATCTTCAGCGGGCTGCCCATCGGCGAATACGAACTGTCGGTGCGTCACATCGGATACGCCCCCCTGGCGCACCCAGTGACCGTGACCCTGGGCCACACGACCCAGGTCGAGGTGAGCCTCCCGCCGGACCCCGTCGAGCTTGAACCCATCGTCGCCACGGCCACGAGACCCAGGCGCCTGGAGATCAAGGGGTTCTATGAACGCAGGTATTGGGGCGAGTTGCTGGGAGGCGGCGAGTTCTTCACGGCCGAGGACATCGAGCGCCGCAACCCTTCCCGTATCACGCACATGATCGCGGACGCTCCCGGCGTGCGGCTCGCGAACTGCGACGTGTGGGGGCACGGCTGTAAGCTCTACAGCACGACGCACTCACGAGGGTTCTCGGACCAGGGCTGCAAGCTGAACATCTACCTCGACGGCATCCTCGCGATCCGCGGGAGCAGTGAGCGCTGGAGCCTCACAGCGGGGGGACCTTTCGGCCAAACGCAGCCCCGGGAATCCATCAACGACCTCGTCCTCCCGACGGAGATCGCCGGGATCGAAGTGTACACGGGCGCCGCGTCGCTCCCCGCCGAGTTCGGCGGGCCCGACTCCCGCTGCGGCGCCGTCATGATCTGGACGAAGTAG
- a CDS encoding carboxypeptidase regulatory-like domain-containing protein, whose product MTDDSGLIAIPGATVVLRWTDAVRQPVREEADGEGRLILCVPTDAGQATLWAEFGDASSEETVVALEPGAAHEVQLGLLFGETTTGRVVGQVRDARTHRPVVAAEISVGSRAAVVQSNRTGRFVLSGLPVGEHELSFRHIGFSPLTHSVTVTRGHTTEVDARLSPDPVELEPLVATATRPRRLEIKGFYERKYWGEQVAGGTFFTAEDIERRNPVRITHMIADAPGVRLANCTLRGYGCKLYSSRGSTGFASGGCLMNVYLDGNLVIRESEARWVRPPESINDFVLPIEIAGIEIYRGAASLPAEFSGSDARCGAVVIWTK is encoded by the coding sequence GTGACCGACGATTCGGGGCTGATTGCGATTCCCGGCGCCACGGTCGTCCTGCGCTGGACGGACGCGGTCCGCCAGCCCGTGCGCGAGGAGGCGGATGGCGAGGGGCGGCTCATCCTCTGTGTACCCACGGACGCGGGACAAGCTACGCTGTGGGCGGAGTTCGGCGACGCTTCCAGCGAGGAGACCGTGGTTGCCCTCGAACCGGGGGCGGCACATGAGGTCCAACTCGGACTCCTGTTCGGAGAGACGACGACGGGCCGCGTGGTCGGCCAGGTGCGCGATGCCCGGACCCACCGGCCCGTGGTTGCGGCCGAGATTTCGGTCGGGAGCCGCGCGGCCGTCGTGCAGAGCAACCGGACGGGCCGGTTCGTGCTCAGCGGGCTGCCCGTCGGCGAGCACGAACTCTCGTTCCGGCACATCGGATTCTCGCCGCTGACGCACTCGGTGACCGTGACCCGCGGCCACACGACCGAGGTCGACGCGCGTCTGTCGCCGGACCCGGTGGAACTCGAGCCGCTCGTGGCCACGGCGACGAGGCCGCGACGCCTGGAGATCAAGGGGTTCTACGAACGCAAGTACTGGGGAGAGCAGGTCGCCGGCGGCACCTTCTTCACGGCCGAAGACATCGAGCGCCGAAACCCCGTGCGAATCACGCACATGATCGCGGATGCACCCGGGGTCCGACTCGCGAACTGCACGCTCCGCGGGTACGGCTGCAAGCTGTACAGCTCCAGGGGGTCGACGGGGTTCGCGTCCGGCGGGTGTCTCATGAACGTGTATCTGGACGGCAACCTCGTGATTCGTGAGAGCGAGGCACGCTGGGTTCGCCCGCCCGAATCGATCAACGATTTCGTCCTGCCCATCGAGATCGCCGGCATCGAGATCTACCGGGGCGCGGCGTCGCTCCCGGCGGAGTTCTCCGGCTCCGACGCCCGCTGCGGCGCCGTCGTGATCTGGACGAAGTAG
- a CDS encoding TRAP transporter large permease: MTLLVLFLGLLLLIAVGVPIAVALGIVALVAMLASGGVAMLPNAGLVLFDGATSFPLIAIPLFILAGAIMNATGISRRLIAFASAIVGFIRGGLAMVGISASLFFAEISGSAVADVAALGSILIPAMKKRGYRTPFAAAVTSSSATLAVIIPPSIPMILYGVMAEASVVELFVAGIVPGVLGGLLLMFVAWLYARRHDFPVEGRFELRRVWTTAREAGWALLLPAIILGGIFSGWVTATEGAGLAVVASLVVGGLIYRELDLAHLREAMLEGGVQTAVVMLLVATSALLGDYLTEQRLPQQVAAGIMGLTENKWLILALLNVFFLVIGLFLHSAAAIILVVPIVMPLVRAAGIDPVHFGLIVTLNLGIGQQTPPVASVLVTACSVAKADIWEVSKVNVRFVAVLVAVLLLVTYVPAIPLALVNVFYH; this comes from the coding sequence GTGACGCTCCTCGTTCTCTTCCTCGGTCTGCTCCTTCTCATCGCCGTCGGCGTCCCCATCGCGGTCGCGCTCGGCATCGTTGCGCTCGTCGCCATGCTCGCCTCAGGCGGCGTCGCCATGCTCCCCAACGCCGGCCTCGTGCTGTTCGACGGGGCGACCTCGTTCCCGCTCATCGCGATCCCGCTCTTCATCCTCGCCGGCGCGATCATGAACGCGACCGGGATCTCGCGCCGGCTCATCGCCTTCGCCTCCGCGATCGTCGGGTTCATCCGCGGCGGCCTCGCGATGGTCGGCATCTCCGCCTCGCTCTTCTTCGCGGAGATCTCGGGCTCCGCCGTGGCCGATGTCGCCGCGCTCGGCTCCATCCTCATCCCCGCCATGAAGAAACGCGGCTACCGGACGCCCTTCGCCGCGGCCGTGACGTCCTCGTCGGCCACGCTCGCCGTCATCATCCCCCCGTCCATCCCCATGATCCTGTACGGCGTCATGGCCGAGGCGTCGGTCGTCGAGCTGTTCGTCGCCGGCATCGTGCCCGGGGTGCTCGGCGGCCTGCTTCTGATGTTCGTGGCCTGGCTCTACGCCCGCCGCCACGACTTCCCAGTGGAGGGACGGTTCGAGCTCCGCCGCGTGTGGACGACCGCGCGCGAGGCGGGCTGGGCGCTCCTCCTGCCCGCGATCATCCTCGGCGGGATCTTCAGCGGCTGGGTGACGGCGACCGAGGGGGCGGGGCTCGCCGTCGTCGCATCGCTCGTCGTGGGCGGGCTCATCTACCGCGAACTCGACCTCGCCCACCTGCGCGAGGCGATGCTCGAGGGCGGCGTGCAGACCGCCGTCGTCATGCTCCTCGTCGCGACCTCCGCCCTGCTCGGCGACTACCTCACGGAACAGCGGCTCCCGCAGCAGGTCGCGGCCGGGATCATGGGGCTCACGGAGAACAAGTGGCTCATCCTCGCGCTGCTCAACGTCTTCTTCCTCGTCATCGGCCTCTTCCTGCACTCGGCAGCGGCGATCATCCTCGTCGTCCCCATCGTGATGCCGCTCGTGCGCGCGGCGGGCATCGACCCGGTCCACTTCGGCCTCATCGTCACCCTCAACCTGGGCATCGGCCAGCAGACGCCGCCGGTGGCGAGCGTGCTCGTGACCGCCTGCTCCGTCGCCAAGGCGGACATCTGGGAGGTGAGCAAGGTCAACGTCCGCTTCGTCGCCGTCCTCGTCGCCGTCCTCCTCCTCGTGACGTACGTCCCCGCGATCCCCCTCGCCCTCGTGAACGTCTTCTACCACTGA
- a CDS encoding TRAP transporter small permease subunit — MLRTGVRRFLEGAVLVLLAALAIVVVVGVGFRKAGAALVWYDEVASILLAWLTYYGAALAALRRAHIGVPTLAQRLTGRARVAVVLAAEGAIIAFFAAVAWAGWQVVRVLEGTTLVSLPSVPAALAQSVIPIGAVLFIVAQLLGLRDALSPEEEP; from the coding sequence ATGCTGAGGACGGGCGTCCGACGCTTCCTCGAGGGGGCGGTGCTCGTCCTGCTCGCGGCGCTGGCGATCGTCGTCGTCGTGGGCGTCGGGTTCCGGAAGGCGGGGGCGGCGCTCGTGTGGTACGACGAGGTCGCGTCGATCCTCCTCGCGTGGCTCACCTACTACGGGGCCGCGCTCGCCGCGCTGCGCCGGGCGCACATCGGCGTGCCCACGCTGGCCCAGCGCCTGACGGGGCGCGCGCGGGTCGCCGTCGTGCTCGCGGCCGAGGGCGCCATCATCGCCTTCTTCGCCGCGGTCGCGTGGGCGGGCTGGCAGGTCGTCCGCGTGCTCGAGGGGACGACGCTCGTGAGCCTGCCCTCCGTCCCCGCGGCGCTGGCGCAGTCCGTGATCCCGATCGGGGCCGTCCTCTTCATCGTCGCGCAACTTCTGGGGCTGAGGGACGCCCTTTCCCCGGAGGAGGAGCCGTGA
- a CDS encoding TRAP transporter substrate-binding protein, which translates to MKRPAGRTPLLAVASVAAALTGFGCGGEGGEAGVVELSLGHVGSPGSLYDVTASEFARRVNERLAGRAELHVYGASQLGGDDAMLQRLRLGTLDMSIPSTIMSSMVDAFGLFEMPYLVQDREHMKRIEEAVVWPDLAPRAEEAGYRVLAVWENGFRHITNSRRPIHGPEDLDGIKLRTPRGVWRVKLFQALGANPTPMPFSEVFVALQTGVMDGQENPLTQVTSSKLHEVQDYLSLTGHVYSPAFVTTGAGRWERHPEDVRAEVEAIAREMQAFVYETAARMDEELLAELEATEMEINTADPARFESASEPVYDEFAATVEGGQSLIDRARAAAAPEAGSAEAGS; encoded by the coding sequence ATGAAGCGGCCCGCGGGACGGACTCCGCTGCTCGCCGTCGCGTCGGTCGCCGCGGCGCTCACCGGCTTCGGGTGCGGAGGAGAGGGCGGGGAAGCGGGGGTCGTCGAACTCTCCCTGGGCCACGTCGGCTCCCCCGGCTCGCTCTACGACGTGACGGCCAGCGAGTTCGCGCGCCGCGTGAACGAACGGCTCGCCGGCCGGGCCGAACTCCACGTCTACGGCGCGAGCCAGCTCGGCGGCGACGACGCGATGCTGCAGCGGCTGCGGCTCGGCACGCTCGACATGTCCATCCCCTCCACGATCATGTCTTCGATGGTCGACGCGTTCGGGCTGTTCGAGATGCCGTACCTCGTCCAAGACCGCGAGCACATGAAGCGGATCGAGGAGGCCGTGGTGTGGCCCGACCTCGCCCCCCGCGCGGAGGAGGCCGGTTACCGGGTCCTCGCGGTGTGGGAGAACGGATTCCGTCACATCACCAACTCCCGCCGGCCCATCCACGGGCCGGAGGACCTGGACGGGATCAAGCTGCGGACGCCGCGCGGCGTGTGGCGTGTGAAGCTCTTCCAGGCGCTGGGCGCGAACCCGACGCCGATGCCGTTCTCGGAGGTCTTCGTCGCGCTCCAGACGGGGGTGATGGACGGACAGGAGAACCCGCTCACTCAGGTGACGAGTTCCAAGCTACACGAGGTGCAGGACTACCTCTCCCTCACGGGACACGTGTACAGCCCCGCCTTCGTCACGACGGGCGCCGGGCGCTGGGAGCGTCACCCGGAGGACGTGCGCGCCGAGGTGGAGGCGATCGCGCGGGAGATGCAGGCGTTCGTGTACGAGACGGCCGCGCGCATGGACGAGGAGTTGCTCGCCGAGCTCGAGGCCACGGAGATGGAGATCAACACGGCGGATCCGGCGCGCTTCGAGTCCGCCAGCGAGCCCGTGTACGACGAGTTCGCGGCGACGGTCGAAGGCGGACAGTCCCTCATCGATCGGGCGCGGGCCGCGGCCGCTCCGGAGGCTGGGTCGGCGGAGGCGGGCTCATAA
- a CDS encoding aminotransferase class V-fold PLP-dependent enzyme: MTYRSGRHFLQLPGPTPVPERVFRAMNRSVIDHRGPEFGEMVLGLFDGLKWVFGDPAHVFIFPSSASGCWETALVNALSPGDRVLLWNNGFFASKWGDFAHDLGFDVEVLAGDWRRPADPARIAARLAEDVEDGERAIQAVLIVHNETSTGVTSDIAAVRRALDEAGHPALLMVDAVSSLAATPFRQAEWGVDVTVCGSQKGLMLPPGLGFCAVSEKALARHRAGPGTPRAYFDWTAMLSDNEGGYFPYTPPTTLFYGLEASLAMLREEGADATFARHARHAEATRRAVAAWGLRNYCQDPTAVSSAGTTVMVGDGEDADAFRLAVLERFDMSLGTGLGPLRGKVFRIGHLGDLNELTLMGALAGVEMGLKLSGIAHEPGGLAAAADFLARA; encoded by the coding sequence TTGACCTACCGCAGCGGCAGACACTTCCTCCAGCTTCCGGGCCCGACCCCCGTGCCCGAGCGCGTCTTCCGGGCCATGAACCGCTCCGTCATCGACCACCGCGGACCCGAGTTCGGGGAGATGGTGCTCGGACTGTTCGACGGGTTGAAATGGGTGTTCGGAGACCCCGCACACGTCTTCATCTTTCCCTCCTCCGCCAGCGGCTGCTGGGAGACCGCCCTCGTGAACGCGCTCTCCCCCGGCGACCGGGTCCTCCTCTGGAACAACGGCTTCTTCGCTTCGAAGTGGGGAGACTTCGCCCACGACCTCGGGTTCGACGTCGAGGTCCTGGCCGGAGACTGGCGGCGACCGGCGGACCCCGCCCGCATCGCCGCGCGTCTGGCGGAGGATGTGGAGGACGGAGAGCGAGCCATCCAGGCCGTGCTCATCGTCCACAACGAGACCTCCACGGGTGTCACGAGCGACATTGCCGCCGTGCGGAGGGCGCTCGACGAAGCCGGCCATCCCGCCCTCCTCATGGTCGACGCCGTCTCCTCCCTCGCCGCCACGCCATTCCGGCAGGCCGAGTGGGGCGTGGACGTCACCGTCTGCGGCTCCCAGAAGGGCTTGATGCTCCCGCCGGGCCTCGGGTTCTGCGCCGTGAGCGAGAAGGCGCTCGCCCGCCACCGCGCCGGCCCCGGGACGCCGCGCGCCTACTTCGACTGGACGGCGATGTTGAGCGACAACGAGGGCGGCTACTTTCCCTACACCCCGCCCACGACGCTCTTCTACGGACTCGAGGCGTCGCTCGCGATGCTGCGGGAAGAAGGGGCCGACGCCACCTTCGCCCGCCACGCCCGCCACGCGGAGGCCACGCGCCGGGCCGTCGCCGCCTGGGGTCTGCGCAACTACTGTCAGGATCCGACGGCGGTGTCGAGCGCCGGGACGACCGTGATGGTGGGAGACGGCGAGGACGCCGATGCGTTCCGTCTCGCCGTGCTCGAACGCTTCGACATGTCGCTGGGGACGGGTCTCGGGCCCCTCAGGGGGAAGGTGTTCCGGATCGGGCACCTCGGGGACCTCAACGAACTCACGCTGATGGGAGCGCTGGCCGGGGTGGAGATGGGACTGAAGCTGAGCGGAATCGCGCACGAACCCGGCGGCCTGGCGGCCGCCGCCGACTTCCTGGCCCGGGCATGA
- a CDS encoding FAD-linked oxidase C-terminal domain-containing protein, giving the protein MTRPISHDRAGSQRPRPGPDARREARLEARLRAGLRGEVRFDRFTRGLYSTDASIYQVEPLGVVFPESAADVRRAVELAGDHGTSVIVRGAGTSQSGQSIGRGVILDTSRGLDEVLDFEPAARRVVVEPGVVLDRLNAFLRPHGLFFPIDVATASRATLGGMAGNNSAGSRSVRYGHMVEHVRGIEAVLADGRRAEFRRDAPPGGAPGAPGGGLRADMRALYRREADELARRVPDVPRHVAGYALHRLGREGAGLSDLLVGSEGTLALFTALELDLQPIPAVRALGVCRFDGTGEALAAVPAIVALEPTAVELFDATVLGLAAQMPSFERVLRQLGEDGSGPPRDILVVEFAGDDPERVSASLSALESVLGGIAVGVTRAESPAFQARIWAMRKAGLSISMSQPAARKPLAFIEDCAVPLERLPEWYRRLTEIIDRHATHAVWYAHASVGCLHVRPALDLRDGDDVERLRAIAVDAFSLAGELGGSHSGEHGDGWIRSEFLEPMLGARLVSAFGEIKRRFDPEDRLNPGKIVDPPRMNEPSLLRARYGLETRRLPTALDWGAWGGFSPAVDMCNNNGTCLKRSPGVMCPSFRATSDERHSTRGRANALRLALSGQLGEDPWTSPELYEAMDLCLGCKGCRRECPTGVDMARMKVEFLHRLHAEQPLSPRDRALAYLPRYAPLVSRLAPLVNLRNRVPALARLGERMAGLAADRPLPRWSSRPFSMPSRPFSLRGRVSPRENGGSRIALFVDTFTRYFEPENARAAVRVLSRAGYQVEEAVTAGRPLCCGRTFLNAGLVEEARVELDRTVRALSGFVARGIPVVGLEPSCLLTLRDELPALDSGPDAAAVADRARLLTEWLVEAAALDRLDLAPLPIRRVRVHGHCHEKAFGADGPTLDVLRAIPDLEVEPIPAGCCGMAGSFGYEAEHAEISRRVAELELLPTVRALADDEWLVANGTSCRHQVADLADATGRHVVTVLDAAADLRRQ; this is encoded by the coding sequence GTGACCCGCCCAATCTCTCACGACCGCGCCGGTTCGCAACGGCCCCGGCCCGGACCCGACGCTCGACGCGAGGCCCGGCTCGAAGCTCGACTTCGGGCGGGGCTCCGGGGAGAGGTCCGGTTCGACCGCTTCACGCGCGGGCTGTACAGCACGGACGCGTCGATCTACCAGGTGGAGCCGCTGGGGGTCGTGTTCCCGGAATCCGCCGCCGACGTGCGGCGGGCGGTGGAACTCGCGGGGGACCACGGGACTTCGGTCATCGTGCGCGGGGCGGGGACGTCGCAGAGCGGGCAGTCGATCGGGCGGGGCGTGATCCTCGACACGAGCCGGGGGCTGGACGAGGTGCTCGACTTCGAGCCGGCGGCCCGGCGCGTCGTGGTCGAGCCGGGGGTCGTGCTGGACCGGCTGAACGCGTTCCTGCGGCCGCACGGGCTCTTCTTTCCCATCGACGTGGCCACGGCGAGCCGCGCCACGCTCGGGGGCATGGCGGGGAACAACAGCGCGGGGTCGCGCTCGGTGCGCTACGGCCACATGGTCGAGCACGTCCGGGGCATCGAGGCGGTGCTGGCGGACGGCCGGCGGGCCGAATTCCGCCGCGACGCCCCGCCGGGAGGGGCGCCCGGGGCGCCCGGGGGCGGCCTCAGGGCCGACATGCGGGCTCTCTACCGGCGCGAGGCCGACGAACTGGCGCGGCGGGTGCCGGACGTCCCCCGGCACGTGGCCGGCTATGCGCTGCACCGTCTGGGGCGGGAGGGCGCGGGGCTGTCGGACCTGCTCGTGGGTTCGGAGGGGACGCTGGCGCTCTTCACCGCGCTCGAACTCGACCTTCAGCCCATTCCCGCCGTGCGCGCGCTCGGCGTGTGCCGCTTCGACGGTACCGGCGAGGCGCTGGCCGCGGTGCCGGCGATCGTCGCGCTCGAACCGACGGCGGTGGAGCTGTTCGACGCGACCGTGCTCGGGCTGGCCGCGCAGATGCCGAGTTTCGAGCGGGTGCTCCGTCAGCTCGGGGAGGACGGGAGCGGTCCGCCGCGCGATATCCTCGTCGTCGAGTTCGCCGGCGACGATCCGGAGCGGGTCTCGGCCTCCCTCTCGGCGCTCGAGTCCGTGCTGGGCGGGATCGCCGTGGGCGTCACCCGCGCGGAATCCCCCGCCTTCCAGGCCCGCATCTGGGCGATGCGCAAGGCGGGGTTGAGCATTTCCATGTCCCAGCCCGCCGCCCGCAAACCGCTCGCCTTCATCGAGGACTGCGCGGTCCCGCTCGAACGGCTGCCGGAGTGGTATCGCCGGCTCACGGAGATCATCGACCGCCACGCCACCCACGCTGTGTGGTACGCGCACGCGTCGGTGGGCTGTCTCCACGTGCGGCCGGCGCTGGATCTGCGCGACGGGGACGATGTGGAGCGATTGCGCGCGATCGCGGTGGACGCCTTCTCGCTCGCGGGCGAGCTGGGCGGATCCCATTCCGGCGAGCACGGGGACGGCTGGATCCGGTCGGAGTTCCTCGAGCCGATGCTGGGCGCGCGCCTCGTCTCGGCCTTCGGAGAGATCAAGCGCCGCTTCGACCCGGAGGACCGCCTGAACCCCGGGAAGATCGTCGACCCGCCCCGCATGAACGAGCCCTCGCTGCTGCGGGCCCGATATGGGCTGGAGACCCGAAGACTGCCGACGGCGCTCGACTGGGGGGCGTGGGGAGGGTTCTCGCCGGCCGTCGACATGTGCAACAACAACGGCACCTGCCTGAAGCGGAGTCCCGGCGTGATGTGCCCGTCCTTCCGCGCCACGAGCGACGAACGGCATTCCACGCGGGGGCGCGCCAACGCCCTGCGCCTGGCGCTGTCGGGCCAGTTGGGGGAAGACCCGTGGACATCGCCGGAACTGTACGAGGCGATGGACCTCTGCCTGGGCTGCAAGGGCTGCCGCCGCGAGTGTCCGACGGGGGTCGACATGGCGCGCATGAAGGTGGAGTTCCTGCACCGCCTGCACGCCGAGCAACCGCTCTCGCCGCGGGACCGGGCGCTCGCCTATCTGCCCCGCTACGCGCCGCTCGTTTCGCGCCTCGCCCCGCTCGTGAACCTGCGGAACCGGGTCCCCGCGCTCGCCAGGCTCGGAGAGCGCATGGCGGGTTTGGCGGCCGACCGGCCTCTTCCCCGCTGGTCGTCGCGGCCGTTTTCCATGCCCTCCCGGCCGTTTTCCCTGCGCGGCCGGGTCTCCCCTCGGGAGAATGGCGGGTCGCGGATCGCGCTCTTCGTCGACACGTTCACGCGCTACTTCGAGCCGGAGAACGCCCGCGCCGCCGTTCGGGTGCTGTCGCGGGCAGGCTACCAGGTGGAGGAGGCCGTCACGGCGGGGCGACCGCTCTGCTGCGGGCGCACCTTCCTCAACGCCGGCCTGGTCGAGGAGGCGCGGGTCGAACTCGACCGCACCGTCCGGGCGCTGAGCGGCTTCGTGGCGCGCGGGATACCCGTGGTGGGACTCGAACCGTCGTGCCTCCTCACGCTGCGCGACGAACTGCCCGCGCTGGACTCCGGGCCCGACGCCGCGGCGGTCGCGGACCGGGCCCGGCTGCTGACCGAATGGCTCGTCGAAGCGGCGGCGCTCGACCGGCTCGACCTCGCTCCGCTTCCCATCCGGCGCGTCCGCGTCCACGGCCACTGCCACGAGAAGGCCTTCGGCGCGGATGGCCCCACGCTGGACGTCCTCCGCGCGATCCCCGACCTGGAGGTCGAACCCATCCCCGCCGGCTGCTGCGGCATGGCCGGCTCGTTCGGCTACGAGGCGGAACACGCGGAGATCTCCCGCCGCGTCGCCGAACTGGAACTCCTCCCCACCGTCCGCGCCCTCGCCGACGACGAATGGCTCGTCGCCAACGGCACAAGCTGCCGCCACCAGGTCGCCGACCTCGCCGACGCCACGGGCCGCCACGTCGTCACGGTACTCGACGCCGCCGCGGATTTGCGGCGGCAGTAG
- a CDS encoding thioesterase family protein: protein MASEFVYTRRVEFADTDTANLIHFTALLKFMEEAEHALYRSFDLVGFRWGEDSVFGMPRVSVSCDYLGAVRYGDEVDVRLRVREVRRKAIRYAAEFTVDRSAGREVVARSDWTVVCARREHGSRDWRGIEIPPPLKARLEVMLTSSR, encoded by the coding sequence ATGGCTTCCGAGTTCGTCTACACGCGGCGCGTGGAGTTCGCGGATACGGACACCGCGAACCTCATCCACTTCACGGCGCTCCTGAAGTTCATGGAGGAGGCCGAGCACGCCCTCTACCGGTCGTTCGACCTCGTCGGCTTCCGCTGGGGCGAGGATTCCGTGTTCGGGATGCCGCGCGTCTCCGTCTCGTGCGATTACCTGGGCGCCGTCCGCTACGGCGACGAGGTCGACGTGAGACTTCGCGTGCGCGAGGTGCGCCGCAAGGCGATCCGCTACGCCGCCGAGTTCACCGTCGACCGCTCCGCGGGGAGGGAAGTCGTGGCCCGCAGCGACTGGACCGTCGTCTGCGCCCGCCGCGAGCACGGCAGCCGCGACTGGCGGGGCATCGAGATCCCTCCCCCGCTCAAGGCCCGGCTGGAGGTGATGCTGACTTCCAGCCGCTAA
- a CDS encoding RidA family protein, translating to MTRKQLLMTALGLGPALALGGALACAEAPAAQEHNQMAEMMHSVEYLGGRPNSPFSEAVRVGNVLYLAGKLGTVPGEGLVEGGIIPETQQTMRNIADALERYGSSLDEVVKCTVFLADIADFGDMSRTYMEFFPNDRPARSALAVGGLVLNARVEIECIATIGLPGGGDGDGGS from the coding sequence ATGACTCGGAAACAGCTTCTCATGACGGCGCTGGGTCTCGGACCGGCTCTGGCGCTCGGCGGCGCCCTGGCATGCGCGGAGGCGCCCGCCGCGCAGGAACACAACCAGATGGCCGAGATGATGCACTCCGTCGAGTACCTGGGCGGACGGCCCAACTCGCCCTTCTCCGAGGCCGTCCGGGTGGGGAACGTACTCTACCTCGCCGGCAAGCTCGGCACCGTGCCCGGCGAGGGGCTCGTGGAGGGCGGAATCATCCCCGAGACGCAGCAGACGATGCGAAACATCGCGGACGCGCTCGAGCGCTACGGCTCGTCGCTGGACGAGGTCGTGAAGTGCACCGTCTTCCTGGCCGACATCGCGGACTTCGGAGACATGAGCCGCACGTACATGGAGTTCTTCCCCAACGACCGGCCCGCGCGCAGCGCGCTGGCGGTGGGCGGCCTCGTGCTGAACGCGCGCGTGGAGATCGAGTGCATCGCGACCATCGGCCTCCCCGGCGGCGGCGACGGGGACGGCGGCTCATAG